In a single window of the Notamacropus eugenii isolate mMacEug1 chromosome 4, mMacEug1.pri_v2, whole genome shotgun sequence genome:
- the LOC140500065 gene encoding ral guanine nucleotide dissociation stimulator-like 3 isoform X5: MGGGQSVVSRFLAQRETFAHLESLKQENEVKLTSLKIEKQRLQQELIQLKYSGEAKAIRDQQVLVELQKYLDIQEKQVAEAKEKMQNTILSLQLAKSGVEHLADKLQHIPVIMCWTSWLRMRRSCSNCRAIWRDRTCQIYCTSLLSGSSMPPWRGSSLLTIPESCCLHQLPRTPSLRSARADPSPDPALGRSRSPTVATAGAGALRLQAGLSTLRLSPCAARAGARVGPGATRPAAGVRAMERPPGKELALAPLQEWGEEEVDGAVYNVILRRQRSQRPGPGGGRERGRGQAPDPGRSEDFVHYRTCKVRALRSAPLQRLVLELVRGDHEQDPAFVPAFLATHRAFVPTDHVLRLLLPLRQAPRPQGKGPEEQGQGHLDLSQEQESRALISVLGSWLLDHPQDFKDPPAHSNLVQVCTFLSWAAPGGAESQEAERLLKHFQEEEETKKLQKEEERAKEAPAVPELSHYGSPGPENPLEEEEDHGKECPELLDFSVDEVAEQLTLMDMELFSQVCLWECLGSVWSHRDKAGGRGTAPSVRATVAQFNAVTSCVLSSVLAGPGLPPPHRAQRLEKWIFIAQRCRELRNFSSLRAILSALQSNPIYRLKRSWAAVSREPLSLYRKLSNIFSDENNHLNSREILSQEEASLTSPEEETAPGVPPLKVSPGPIPYLGTFLTDLVMLDTALPDLLEGDFINFEKRRKEWEILSRIQHLQRRCMSYSLPSRPPVLAAFRAQRPLSEEQSYRLSRVIEPPAASCPTSPRIRRRISLTKRLSAKLSRERGSSPSHQPGDTPSPTPSLSSGSYPSSPGDGDPPTFSPPPSPGATGLGHKGTLELTLGTEAPELQQGPASPGSSAGTFHPGQQTPDACVIRVSIDLDPGNLYRSILLTSQDKVPGVVLRALQKLHLEQPQPRDYQLFQVLPGDRELLIPDNANVFYAMSPASPGDFVLRKKEAAQSPP; the protein is encoded by the exons ATGGGTGGGGGGCAGTCTGTGGTGAGCAGGTTCTTAGCCCAGAGAGAGACATTTGCACACCTGGAGTCCCTGAAGCAAGAGAATGAAGTGAAGCTGACATCACTGAAAATAGAGAAGCAGCGTCTGCAGCAAGAGCTCATTCAGCTCAAGTACTCCGGGGAGGCCAAGGCCATCAG GGATCAACAGGTCTTGGTTGAGTTGCAAAAGTATCTGGACATCCAGGAGAAGCAAGTAGCAGAAGCTAAGGAGAAGATGCAAAATACCATTCTATCACTTCAGTTGGCCAAGAGTGGGGTTGAGCACCTGGCCGACAAATTGCAGCATATTCCAGTG ATTATGTGCTGGACCTCATGGCTCAGAATGAGGAGAAGCTGCTCAAACTGCAGAGCGATATGGAGGGACAGGACGTGCCAGATCTATTGCACCAGCTTGCTGAGCGGGAG TTCTATGCCACCCTGGAGGGGAAGCTCCCTCCTCACAATACCCGAATCTTGCTGCCTACATCAACTGCCCAGGACACCTTCTTTG CGTTCCGCCAGGGCAGACCCTTCTCCCGATCCCGCCCTGGGCCGAAGCAGGAGCCCCACGGTTGCAACTGCCGGAGCCGGAGCGCTCCGCTTGCAGGCTGGTCTGTCCACTCTTCGTCTCAGTCCCTGCGCCGCCAGAGCCGGAGCCAGAGTCGGGCCAGGAGCGACCCGACCAGCTGCAGGTGTCCGAGCCATGGAGCGGCCCCCGGGAAAGGAGCTCGCTTTG GCGCCGCTCCAGGAGTGGGGCGAAGAGGAGGTGGACGGAGCGGTGTACAATGTCATCCTGAGAAGGCAGCGCAGCCAGCGGCCTGGCCCGGGAGGGGGCCgagagagggggaggggccaG GCTCCAGATCCTGGGCGATCTGAAGATTTCGTGCACTATCGCACCTGCAAAGTTCGGGCGCTGCGCTCAGCGCCCCTGCAGCGTCTGGTACTGGAGCTGGTGCGCGGGGATCACGAACAGGACCCGGCCTTCGTGCCCGCCTTCCTGGCCACACACCGTGCCTTCGTGCCCACCGACCATGTGCTTCGTCTCCTGCTGCCGCTGCGGCAGGCCCCAAGACCCCAGGG GAAAGGACCAGAGGAACAAGGTCAAGGTCACTTGGACCTGAGCCAGGAGCAGGAGTCTAG GGCATTGATATCTGTGCTGGGCTCCTGGCTGCTGGATCATCCTCAGGATTTCAAAGATCCCCCTGCCCACTCCAACCTGGTCCAGGTTTGTACCTTTCTGAGTTGGGCAGCCCCAGGTGGGGCAGAGAGCCAAGAAGCTGAGAGGCTGCTGAAGCACttccaggaggaggaagagaccaAGAAACtccagaaggaggaagagagggccAAGGAGGCCCCAGCAGTGCCAGAGCTTTCTCATTATG GGTCTCCAGGCCCAGAAAACCCcctggaagaggaagaagaccaTGGAAAGGAGTGCCCCGAACTGCTGGATTTTAGTGTGGATGAGGTAGCTGAACAGCTGACCCTGATGGATATG GAACTTTTTTCTCAAGTGTGCCTTTGGGAGTGCCTGGGCTCTGTGTGGTCTCATCGGGATAAAGCAGGAGGACGTGGGACTGCCCCCTCTGTCCGAGCCACTGTGGCCCAGTTCAACGCAGTAACTAGTTGTGTGCTGAGCTCAGTGCTGGCAGGACCAGGACTGCCCCCACCCCATCGGGCCCAACGACTGGAGAAATGGATCTTCATTGCTCAG CGCTGTAGGGAGTTGAGGAACTTCTCATCCCTCCGGGCTATCCTCTCAGCACTGCAGTCCAACCCCATATACAGACTCAAGAGGAGCTGGGCAGCTGTGAGCCG GGAGCCACTCTCTTTGTACCGGAAACTCTCCAATATTTTCTCTGATGAGAACAATCACCTTAACAGCCGAGAGATTCTCTCCCAG GAAGAAGCCTCCTTGACCTCCCCTGAAGAGGAGACAGCTCCAGGAGTCCCTCCCTTG AAAGTGTCCCCTGGTCCTATCCCCTACCTGGGCACCTTCCTCACTGACCTTGTCATGCTGGACACAGCACTGCCTGACCTACTGGAG ggaGATTTTATCAACTTTGAGAAGCGTCGGAAG GAATGGGAGATCCTGTCCCGGATCCAGCACCTTCAGCGTCGCTGTATGAGCTATAGCCTACCATCTCGGCCACCAGTTCTTGCTGCCTTCCGTGCCCAGCGTCCCCTCAGCGAGGAGCAGAG TTACCGCCTGTCCCGGGTTATTGAGCCCCCAGCTGCCTCCTGTCCCACCTCCCCCAGGATCCGGCGGCGGATAAGTCTTACTAAGAGACTTAGTGC GAAGCTGTCTCGGGAAAGGGGTTCCTCTCCCAGCCACCAACCTGGGGAcaccccctctcccacccccag TCTCTCTTCAGGTTCCTACCCATCCAGTCCTGGAGATGGGGACCCCCCGACCTTTAGCCCTCCTCCATCCCCAGGGGCCACTGGCCTGGGCCACAAG GGCACCCTGGAGCTGACTCTGGGAACCGAGGCTCCTGAGCTCCAGCAGGGCCCAGCCTCCCCCGGGAGCAGTGCAGGAACTTTCCACCCAGGGCAGCAGACCCCAGATGCCTGTGTCATCAGAGTCAGCATCGACCTTGACCCTGGGAACCTCTATCGGAGCATTTTG CTCACTAGCCAGGATAAAGTCCCAGGTGTGGTTCTCCGAGCTCTTCAGAAGCTGCACCTGGAGCAGCCACAGCCCCGTGACTATCAGCTGTTCCAGGTCTTGCCTGGGGATCGGG AGCTCCTGATCCCAGACAACGCCAATGTGTTCTATGCCATGAGCCCAGCTAGCCCTGGGGATTTCGTGCTTCGGAAGAAGGAGGCTGCTCAGTCCCCACCCTGA
- the LOC140500065 gene encoding ral guanine nucleotide dissociation stimulator-like 3 isoform X6, whose amino-acid sequence MERPPGKELALAPLQEWGEEEVDGAVYNVILRRQRSQRPGPGGGRERGRGQAPDPGRSEDFVHYRTCKVRALRSAPLQRLVLELVRGDHEQDPAFVPAFLATHRAFVPTDHVLRLLLPLRQAPRPQGKGPEEQGQGHLDLSQEQESRALISVLGSWLLDHPQDFKDPPAHSNLVQVCTFLSWAAPGGAESQEAERLLKHFQEEEETKKLQKEEERAKEAPAVPELSHYGSPGPENPLEEEEDHGKECPELLDFSVDEVAEQLTLMDMELFSQVCLWECLGSVWSHRDKAGGRGTAPSVRATVAQFNAVTSCVLSSVLAGPGLPPPHRAQRLEKWIFIAQRCRELRNFSSLRAILSALQSNPIYRLKRSWAAVSREPLSLYRKLSNIFSDENNHLNSREILSQEEASLTSPEEETAPGVPPLKVSPGPIPYLGTFLTDLVMLDTALPDLLEGDFINFEKRRKEWEILSRIQHLQRRCMSYSLPSRPPVLAAFRAQRPLSEEQSYRLSRVIEPPAASCPTSPRIRRRISLTKRLSAKLSRERGSSPSHQPGDTPSPTPSLSSGSYPSSPGDGDPPTFSPPPSPGATGLGHKGTLELTLGTEAPELQQGPASPGSSAGTFHPGQQTPDACVIRVSIDLDPGNLYRSILLTSQDKVPGVVLRALQKLHLEQPQPRDYQLFQVLPGDRELLIPDNANVFYAMSPASPGDFVLRKKEAAQSPP is encoded by the exons ATGGAGCGGCCCCCGGGAAAGGAGCTCGCTTTG GCGCCGCTCCAGGAGTGGGGCGAAGAGGAGGTGGACGGAGCGGTGTACAATGTCATCCTGAGAAGGCAGCGCAGCCAGCGGCCTGGCCCGGGAGGGGGCCgagagagggggaggggccaG GCTCCAGATCCTGGGCGATCTGAAGATTTCGTGCACTATCGCACCTGCAAAGTTCGGGCGCTGCGCTCAGCGCCCCTGCAGCGTCTGGTACTGGAGCTGGTGCGCGGGGATCACGAACAGGACCCGGCCTTCGTGCCCGCCTTCCTGGCCACACACCGTGCCTTCGTGCCCACCGACCATGTGCTTCGTCTCCTGCTGCCGCTGCGGCAGGCCCCAAGACCCCAGGG GAAAGGACCAGAGGAACAAGGTCAAGGTCACTTGGACCTGAGCCAGGAGCAGGAGTCTAG GGCATTGATATCTGTGCTGGGCTCCTGGCTGCTGGATCATCCTCAGGATTTCAAAGATCCCCCTGCCCACTCCAACCTGGTCCAGGTTTGTACCTTTCTGAGTTGGGCAGCCCCAGGTGGGGCAGAGAGCCAAGAAGCTGAGAGGCTGCTGAAGCACttccaggaggaggaagagaccaAGAAACtccagaaggaggaagagagggccAAGGAGGCCCCAGCAGTGCCAGAGCTTTCTCATTATG GGTCTCCAGGCCCAGAAAACCCcctggaagaggaagaagaccaTGGAAAGGAGTGCCCCGAACTGCTGGATTTTAGTGTGGATGAGGTAGCTGAACAGCTGACCCTGATGGATATG GAACTTTTTTCTCAAGTGTGCCTTTGGGAGTGCCTGGGCTCTGTGTGGTCTCATCGGGATAAAGCAGGAGGACGTGGGACTGCCCCCTCTGTCCGAGCCACTGTGGCCCAGTTCAACGCAGTAACTAGTTGTGTGCTGAGCTCAGTGCTGGCAGGACCAGGACTGCCCCCACCCCATCGGGCCCAACGACTGGAGAAATGGATCTTCATTGCTCAG CGCTGTAGGGAGTTGAGGAACTTCTCATCCCTCCGGGCTATCCTCTCAGCACTGCAGTCCAACCCCATATACAGACTCAAGAGGAGCTGGGCAGCTGTGAGCCG GGAGCCACTCTCTTTGTACCGGAAACTCTCCAATATTTTCTCTGATGAGAACAATCACCTTAACAGCCGAGAGATTCTCTCCCAG GAAGAAGCCTCCTTGACCTCCCCTGAAGAGGAGACAGCTCCAGGAGTCCCTCCCTTG AAAGTGTCCCCTGGTCCTATCCCCTACCTGGGCACCTTCCTCACTGACCTTGTCATGCTGGACACAGCACTGCCTGACCTACTGGAG ggaGATTTTATCAACTTTGAGAAGCGTCGGAAG GAATGGGAGATCCTGTCCCGGATCCAGCACCTTCAGCGTCGCTGTATGAGCTATAGCCTACCATCTCGGCCACCAGTTCTTGCTGCCTTCCGTGCCCAGCGTCCCCTCAGCGAGGAGCAGAG TTACCGCCTGTCCCGGGTTATTGAGCCCCCAGCTGCCTCCTGTCCCACCTCCCCCAGGATCCGGCGGCGGATAAGTCTTACTAAGAGACTTAGTGC GAAGCTGTCTCGGGAAAGGGGTTCCTCTCCCAGCCACCAACCTGGGGAcaccccctctcccacccccag TCTCTCTTCAGGTTCCTACCCATCCAGTCCTGGAGATGGGGACCCCCCGACCTTTAGCCCTCCTCCATCCCCAGGGGCCACTGGCCTGGGCCACAAG GGCACCCTGGAGCTGACTCTGGGAACCGAGGCTCCTGAGCTCCAGCAGGGCCCAGCCTCCCCCGGGAGCAGTGCAGGAACTTTCCACCCAGGGCAGCAGACCCCAGATGCCTGTGTCATCAGAGTCAGCATCGACCTTGACCCTGGGAACCTCTATCGGAGCATTTTG CTCACTAGCCAGGATAAAGTCCCAGGTGTGGTTCTCCGAGCTCTTCAGAAGCTGCACCTGGAGCAGCCACAGCCCCGTGACTATCAGCTGTTCCAGGTCTTGCCTGGGGATCGGG AGCTCCTGATCCCAGACAACGCCAATGTGTTCTATGCCATGAGCCCAGCTAGCCCTGGGGATTTCGTGCTTCGGAAGAAGGAGGCTGCTCAGTCCCCACCCTGA